From the Cyanobium sp. M30B3 genome, the window AATACACCATTCCCGACGCGGCCCACCTGCCCGAACTCACCGCCGTGAAGCAGGCCGGAGGGCCCAGCATGGGCCTCAAGGCCACCCAGCGGCTGGCCTTCAAGGACGGCGAGTTGATCAAGAGCGTGGAGGGCGTGGAGCTGCTGCGCACCCAGCTGATCCTGGAAACCCACGACACCACGCCCCAGATGACGGTGGACGTGGAGGCGGTGCCCGACAAGCGCGCCAAGACGATCGAACGCCTGCAGCTCACCATCCTGGAAACCCTGCTGGTGCGCCGGGACACCCTCTCAGACGCCAGCCACGGCTCCACCCACACCGACCTGCAGGTGGCCGACGGCGAGTCGGTGAAGCGCGGCGACGTGGTGGCCACCACCCAGATCCTCTGCAAGGAGGACGGCGTGGTGCAGTTGCCCGACCCCGTGGACGGCGAGCCGGTGCGGCGCCTGATCGTGGAGCGCCAGGAGGACACCCGTCGCATCGACCTGGCTGGGGCCACGGCTCTCGTGGCGGTGGACCAGCGCATCGTCGATGGCGATCTGCTGGCCGAGGGGCTGCCGGCTCCCTGCTGCGGCCAGGTGGAGGCGATTGAGCCTGACGCCGTGATCATCCGTCTGGGCCGCCCCTACATGGTGTCGCCCGACTCGGTGCTGCACGTGCGCGACGGCGAGCTGGTGCAGCGCGGCGATGGCCTGGCCCTGCTGGTGTTCGAGCGCCAGAAGACCGGCGACATCGTGCAGGGTCTGCCCCGGATCGAGGAACTGCTGGAGGCCCGCCGCCCCCGCGATTCAGCCGTGCTCTGCCGCAAGGCCGGCACCGTGGAGATCAAACAGGGCGAGGACGACGACTCCGTGAGCGTGACGGTGATCGAGGGCGATGACGCCATCAGCGATTACCCGATCCTGCTGGGTCGCACGGTGATGGTGAGTGATGGCCAGCAGGTGCGGGCCGGCGACCTGCTCACCGACGGTCCCATCAACCCCCACGAGTTGCTGGAGTGCTACTTCGAGGACCTGCGCAGCCGCAAGCCCACCCTGGAGGCGGCCCAGGAGGCCATCTCCAAGCTGCAGTTCCGCATGGTGCAGGAAGTGCAGAACGTGTACAAGAGCCAGGGGGTGGCCATCGACGACAAGCACATCGAGGTGATCGTGCGCCAGATGACCAGCAAGGTGCGCATCGAGGACGCCGGCGACACCACCCTGTTGCCCGGTGAGCTGATCGAGCTGCGCCAGGTGGAGCAGGTGAACGGCGCCATGGCGATCACCGGCGGTGCCCCCGCCGAGTTCACGCCGGTGCTGCTGGGCATCACCAAGGCCTCCCTCAACACCGACAGCTTCATCTCGGCGGCCTCCTTCCAGGAGACCACCCGGGTGCTCACCGAAGCGGCGATCGAGGGCAAGAGCGACTGGCTGCGGGGCCTGAAGGAGAACGTGATCATCGGCCGCCTGATCCCCGCCGGCACCGGCTTCAGCGGCTTCGAGGAGGAGCTGCGCGCCGAGGCCGGGCCCCACCCCGACATCCTCGAGGAGGACGGCATGGGCTACCGGCGCATGCAGAACCTGCGCCCCGACTACACCGTGGAGATGCCCACCCCGGCGGCCTCCACCGCCGTGCTCGACGATCCCTCCGATGCGGATCTCGAGGCCACCCGCAGCCGCCACGGCATCGAGGCCAGTGCCAGCAACCTCGCCGCCTTCACCCGCCCCGGCGTGGAGGAGGGCCTGGAGGAGGAGCTGATCGCCGATCCCGCTGCCCTGGAGGGCCTGCAGGAGGAAGGGCTGCTCACCGACGACTGATCCCACCCGCCTGCGCCAGGATGGCACCATGACCACGAGCAACCCGCCCCTCACCGCCCTGGGGACCCCCATTCCCCAGCGGCGGCTGCCCCGCTACGGCTTCCATCGGCACACGGAGCTGCTGAATGGCCGCCTGGCCATGCTCGGCTTCATCGCCCTGGTGGCCGTGGAGTGGAAGCTGGGCCACGGCCTGCTGATCTGGTGATCACCCCGCCTCCAGACCAGCTGGCACCGGCCGGGCCCCTGCTCGGGCTCGGCCGCTCTGAACTGGAGGCCTGGGCGCAGCAGCAGGGACAGCCCGCCTTCCGCGGCCGTCAGCTGCACGACTGGATCTACACCAAGGGTGCCCGCGAGCTTGAGGCGATCACCGTGTTGCCCAAGTCCTGGCGCCAGCAGCTGGCCGGCACGGCCCCGGCTGGCGCCGGTGACTGGATCGGCCGGCTGCGGGAGGTGCACCGCAGCGTCGCCGCCGATGGCACCACCAAGCTGCTGCTGGCCACCCACGACGGCCACACGATCGAGACGGTGGGCATTCCCGCCGAGGGCCGGCTCACGGTGTGTGTGAGCAGTCAGGTGGGCTGCCCGATGGGCTGTCGCTTCTGCGCCACTGGCAAGGGGGGCCTGCAGCGGTCGCTGGCGGTGCATGAGATCGTCGACCAGGTGCTGAGCGTGCGCGAGGCGATGGACGCGCGCCCCAGCCACGTGGTGTTCATGGGGATGGGCGAGCCGCTGCTCAACCCAGAGGCGGTGCTGGCCGCGATCCACTGCCTCTGCACCGACCTGGCCATGGCCCAGCGCCGGATCACCGTGAGCACGGTGGGGGTGCCCCGAACCCTGCCGGTGCTGGCCGAGCTGGCGCTCGAGCGGCTGGGCCGGGCCCAGTTCACCCTGGCGGTGAGCCTGCATGCCCCGGATCAGCGGCTGCGGGAGGAGCTGATCCCCACGGCCCATGCTTACCCGATCGAGGCCCTGCTCGACGACTGCCGCCACTACGTGGCGCTCACCGGCCGGCGGGTGAGCTTTGAATACATCCTTCTGGGGGGTCTCAACGACCAGCCCCGGCACGCCGAGGCCCTGGCCCGGCTGATCCGCGGCTTCCAGAGCCACGTGAACCTGATCCCCTACAACCCGATCGTGGAGGAGGACTTCCAGCGGCCCACACCGGCGGCGGTGGAGGCCTTCCGGCGGGGCTTGCAGGCGCGGCACATTGCCGTGAGCGTGCGCGCCAGCCGCGGCCTCGATGCCGATGCCGCCTGCGGCCAGCTGCGCCGGCGCCTGCAGGCCAGCCTGGAGCCGGCCCAGGCAGGGGCCTGACCTCAGCAGACGTTTTCGATCTCACCAGACGTTTTCGATCACGTTCATGGCCCTGAGGTAGGCGGGGGTATCTTCGCCGGCGGCGCCCTCATCGGGGCTGGGGTCATCGGGAACCACGCGGCGGGCGTTGTCGGCGATCACGGCGTTGGCCAGGAATTCCAGTGCCTCCGGCCGCTCCAGGTTCTGCAGTGCCTCTGTGTAGCGGCGACTATGGCTGGGACGCACGGATTCCTGGCAGTAGTTGGAGAGTTCGCGGCTTTCGGTCATCACCCTGAAGGCGATGCTTTTGGTGTCGGGATCGCCGAAGATCGCCATGTAGAGCAGGTTCACCATTGAGGCGTCATGGGCCTGAATGCCGTAGTTGCGCAAAATCTGTGGCCAGTAGCGCAGGGCTTTGAGACCCTCCAGTCCACCTTTGTTGAGCCCGGCCTGCTGGCACCATTGCTCCAGTTCCTCCACATCCCTGGGGCATCGACCCAGGTTCTCCATGCACTCGGCCAGAATCCGGCCTGCCTGGAAGTTGCGGGTGGGATTGCCATGCACAGGGAGCATCATGCTGCCCCGCAGGTCGGCCACCATGGCGGTGAGTTGGGTGAACGTGTGGTCGCGTACTTTCTCCATATCGCCACCCCTGCTGAGGGCCGCTTCAATGCGCTGTACTCCGTAGCCCAGCTCTGTGAGGGGAAAGGCCTGCCGTCCATAGAGCCTCTGGCGGTCGCGTCTGCGCATGGACACGAAGGATGCCTGGTCGAGGCACTGGTCGAGAAGGAGGGTGAGCAGGGTGGGCAGAATGCC encodes:
- a CDS encoding high light inducible protein, with protein sequence MTTSNPPLTALGTPIPQRRLPRYGFHRHTELLNGRLAMLGFIALVAVEWKLGHGLLIW
- the rlmN gene encoding 23S rRNA (adenine(2503)-C(2))-methyltransferase RlmN, with amino-acid sequence MAPAGPLLGLGRSELEAWAQQQGQPAFRGRQLHDWIYTKGARELEAITVLPKSWRQQLAGTAPAGAGDWIGRLREVHRSVAADGTTKLLLATHDGHTIETVGIPAEGRLTVCVSSQVGCPMGCRFCATGKGGLQRSLAVHEIVDQVLSVREAMDARPSHVVFMGMGEPLLNPEAVLAAIHCLCTDLAMAQRRITVSTVGVPRTLPVLAELALERLGRAQFTLAVSLHAPDQRLREELIPTAHAYPIEALLDDCRHYVALTGRRVSFEYILLGGLNDQPRHAEALARLIRGFQSHVNLIPYNPIVEEDFQRPTPAAVEAFRRGLQARHIAVSVRASRGLDADAACGQLRRRLQASLEPAQAGA